The DNA sequence GAATCGTAGCTCAATATGACGGCGATATCAGATATTTCTATGACGGCGGCTGTTGCTTCGAGTTCACTTTGAGAGACATAAATGACTCATGACAGAGGAGCGCTGTGACCGGCGCCTTCCTCGAGAAGTTCCCTCACAAGCCGGGCGGCCATTGCGGCAGCGCGTCCATGCGGGATTTGCTCGAGTTCTACGGCCATGAGTACAGCGAGGAGATGGTCTTCGGTCTCGGATCCGGGATCGATTTCGTGTACTTCGGCAACCTGGCCATTGCACCGCCCGTTTGCGTCAGTGGAAGGACGCGCGACATGGAGGAGAACGCCTGCGGGCGCCTTGGAGTTAAAATTGAGTTCATTCATGGAGTGGACGCTCCAACCGGCTGGCTCGACGTCAAAAGGATGCTGGACGCGGGCACACCCGTGATGGTTCTCGCCGATGTCTACCACCTCGACTACCTGCGCGCGAAGCGGCATTTCAGCGCGCACCGCATCGTGCTGGTCGGCTACGATGAAGAAAGTGGAGTGGCCTTCGTCGCGGACAACGACCGCGAAGACATCCAGGAGTGCTCACTTGAAAACCTCGCGAAAGCCAGATCATCCTCGTACCCGCCACAGCCCGCGGACAACGCCTACTACCGCATGGAGGCGCCCGAGCGGCTTCAAGACCTCGAGCATGCGATCCCTGGAGCTATCGCCGAGGCCGTCAGACACAACGCAGGCTCATCTCCCTGTAAAACCTCGTTTGCCTATGAAAGCTTTCGCGCGCACAGGGGCGTCGCGGGCCTGAAACAGTTTGCGGCGGACATGCTGTCCTGGCCCGGATCCATGCCCGACGAGACGCTCGAGACGCTTTGTAAAAGCATCTATGTGAGTGTGGAGAAAGGCGGCACGGGTTACGGCGGCAACTTCAGGCGCATGTACGGAAGATTTCTCAAGGAAGCCTCGCTGACGCACGGTGGTAAGCGCATCGAAAAAATCGGTGACGAATTTGTCGCTATTGGCGACGTGTGGTCGGAGATGGCCCGCGCGTTCAAGAATCACGCAAGCGATGGCGCAAAGGCCGTCGATGCCGCGCACCCGATGGCGCTCGAGATCGCCGAAGCCGAGTCGCGGGTCTTCGAGGCGCTCGACGAAGCGAACTGTGGGGGGCGCCCGTGACCCCTGCACAGGACAGCCTCTTCGACAGAGACGCGGAATCCATGGAAGGCACGCCTCTTGCCGAGCGCATGCGGCCGCGCGCTCTCGATGAGTTCGAGGGCCAGGAAAAGATTATCGGGCCGGGCCAGCCGCTTCGTGTGGCAATCGAGGAAGACCGGATATCATCGATGATATTCTGGGGTCCGCCCGGCACGGGCAAGACCACACTCGCGAAAGTGATAGCGGGCGCGACGAGCTCGGAATTTGTCAAATTCAGCGCGGTAACATCAGGCATTCCCGAATTGCGCAAGGCAATCGCGGAAGCGCGCGACCGGCGGAAGTTCAATGGCGAACGCACAATCCTCTTCGTGGACGAGGTACACCGATTCAACAAGGCGCAGCAGGACGCTTTTCTTCCTCACGTCGAGGACGGAACTGTCATCCTCGTCGGCGCCACAACCGAGAACCCGTCTTTCGAGGTCATATCAGCGTTGCTGTCTCGCGTAACAGTGTACGTGCTCGAGCAACTCGAGCCGGAAAACCTCAAGAGGATCATCATTCGCGCGCTTTCAGATAAACAGCGTGGTCTCGGCTCACTCGGCCTCGACGTCGACGAGAAAGCCATCGATGCTATGGCCGGTATCGCATGCGGTGACGCGCGCGTCGCTTTGAACCTGCTCGAGAAGTCTTCTTTCATCGCCCGCAAGCGTGGCGAGAACCACGTGACCGGCGAAACCGTCCTCGATGTCGCTCAGGAAAAGACGTTCCTGTACGACAAACATGGCGAAGAGCATTACAACCTTATCAGCGCGCTCCACAAGTCACTGCGAGACTCGGATCCGGATGGAAGCCTCTACTGGCTCGGGCGCATGCTCGTATCTGGAGAAGACCCGATGTACATCGCTCGCAGGCTCATCCGGTTCGCGTCAGAGGATGTTGGCGCCGCGGATCCTCGAGCGCTTCCACTGTGCGTCGCGTCAACGCAGGCGTGTCACTTTGTGGGCATGCCCGAGTGCGAGCTCGCCCTCGCGCAGGCAGTCACTTACCTCGCTTCCGCCCCAAAGAGCAACGCCCTGTACGCCGGCTATGAAGAAGTCAAGGCGGA is a window from the Candidatus Anoxymicrobium japonicum genome containing:
- a CDS encoding AAA family ATPase, which encodes MEGTPLAERMRPRALDEFEGQEKIIGPGQPLRVAIEEDRISSMIFWGPPGTGKTTLAKVIAGATSSEFVKFSAVTSGIPELRKAIAEARDRRKFNGERTILFVDEVHRFNKAQQDAFLPHVEDGTVILVGATTENPSFEVISALLSRVTVYVLEQLEPENLKRIIIRALSDKQRGLGSLGLDVDEKAIDAMAGIACGDARVALNLLEKSSFIARKRGENHVTGETVLDVAQEKTFLYDKHGEEHYNLISALHKSLRDSDPDGSLYWLGRMLVSGEDPMYIARRLIRFASEDVGAADPRALPLCVASTQACHFVGMPECELALAQAVTYLASAPKSNALYAGYEEVKADVKKYGALPVPMHIREAPTRLMKEIGYGKGYSYAHDFDGHIVEQEHLPEKLKGRVYYHPGDQGAEKEIAARLERWRSELAKRRP